From Cucumis melo cultivar AY chromosome 1, USDA_Cmelo_AY_1.0, whole genome shotgun sequence, a single genomic window includes:
- the LOC103499984 gene encoding tRNA:m(4)X modification enzyme TRM13 isoform X2, whose translation MASRCQFWLPKKNRFCAVAPINDSKFCGNHSSRADGDMVPCPVDPSHSVLRENLQGHVKRCPLLKQTQSLAGQPFYQKGINAGEEDSMSANGPDSGLSDSISSEMKRNIVYGMSGDQFHRLLGKIRALHDLICKDIQDSYQIKEACNMWIKGEIDRKIPFQEKHVLQQASILGNLDEFGVLRNYDGGQQREGNRSYGNDANVVPAVVEFGAGRGYLTQMLADCYGIKRVFLVERKSYKLKADRSLRQKESLILERLRIDIEDLNLNAVESLRHNPYLAIGKHLCGPATDLALRCCLTKQPNQADTEQCRDKSKLKGLAIATCCHHLCQWKHYTNKRYLLELGITKEEFLAITWFTSWAVDANHSEDISDVTDSKTFLQSSENESDGMIGCTVDEIVKSMNPVERAVLGFMCKEIIDMGRLMWLKECGLETQLVNLVV comes from the exons ATGGCTTCCCGTTGTCAGTTTTGGCTTCCAAAGAAGAACAGATTCTGTGCAGTTGCTCCAATTAACGATTCCAA attttGTGGCAATCATAGCTCCAGAGCTGATGGAGACATGGTTCCATGCCCTGTAGACCCGTCTCA CTCTGTGCTTCGAGAAAATCTTCAAGGGCATGTAAAGAGGTGTCCATTATTGAAACAAACTCAATCATTGGCTGGCCAACCCTTTTATCAAAAGGGCATCAATGCTGGGGAGGAGGATTCGATGTCGGCAAATGGACCGGATTCGGGTTTGTCAGATAGTATTTCCTCTGAAATGAAGAGGAATATTGTTTATGGTATGTCTGGAGATCAATTTCATCGCCTTCTTGGAAAGATTAGAGCTCTTCATGATCTGATATGCAAGGATATTCAAGACTCTTATCAGATAAAGGAAGCTTGCAATATGTGGATTAAAGGGGAAATAGATAG GAAAATTCCATTTCAAGAGAAACACGTTCTGCAGCAGGCTTCAATTCTCGGAAACTTGGACGAATTTGGAGTGCTGAGGAATTATGATGGAGGTCAACAACGTGAGGGCAACCGATCATATGGCAATGATGCTAATGTCGTCCCCGCCGTGGTTGAGTTTGGAGCAGGAAGAGGCTACCTAACTCAAATGCTTGCAGATTGTTATGGTATCAAGAGGGTGTTTCTGGTTGAGCGGAAATCATACAAACTGAAG GCTGATCGATCACTGCGACAGAAAGAGAGCTTGATTTTAGAGCGTTTGAGAATCGACA TTGAGGATCTAAACTTGAATGCCGTCGAATCTCTGAGGCATAATCCTTACTTAGCCATTGGTAAACATCTCTGTGGGCCTGCAACAG ATTTGGCTCTCAGATGTTGCCTTACCAAACAACCCAATCAGGCTGATACCGAACAGTGCAGAGATAAGTCAAAATTGAAAGGTTTGGCAATAGCGACATGTTGCCATCACCTTTGTCAATGGAAGCATTACACAA ATAAGAGATATTTATTAGAACTGGGAATCACAAAAGAAGAATTTCTTGCTATCACATGGTTCACTAGTTGGGCAGTGGATGCTAATCACAGTGAAGATATTTCAGATGTTACGGACTCAAAAACATTTCTTCAATCTAG TGAAAATGAAAGCGATGGGATGATTGGGTGCACAGTAGACGAAATTGTAAAAAGTATGAATCCAGTGGAAAGGGCAGTCCTGGGATTTATGTGCAAGGAGATTATTGATATGGGAAGACTAATGTGGCTGAAGGAATGTGGATTGGAAACACAGCTTGTTAA TTTGGTTGTTTAG
- the LOC103499984 gene encoding uncharacterized protein LOC103499984 isoform X1, giving the protein MASRCQFWLPKKNRFCAVAPINDSKFCGNHSSRADGDMVPCPVDPSHSVLRENLQGHVKRCPLLKQTQSLAGQPFYQKGINAGEEDSMSANGPDSGLSDSISSEMKRNIVYGMSGDQFHRLLGKIRALHDLICKDIQDSYQIKEACNMWIKGEIDRKIPFQEKHVLQQASILGNLDEFGVLRNYDGGQQREGNRSYGNDANVVPAVVEFGAGRGYLTQMLADCYGIKRVFLVERKSYKLKADRSLRQKESLILERLRIDIEDLNLNAVESLRHNPYLAIGKHLCGPATDLALRCCLTKQPNQADTEQCRDKSKLKGLAIATCCHHLCQWKHYTNKRYLLELGITKEEFLAITWFTSWAVDANHSEDISDVTDSKTFLQSSENESDGMIGCTVDEIVKSMNPVERAVLGFMCKEIIDMGRLMWLKECGLETQLVKYVPSTISPENHLLIAKCRNICAT; this is encoded by the exons ATGGCTTCCCGTTGTCAGTTTTGGCTTCCAAAGAAGAACAGATTCTGTGCAGTTGCTCCAATTAACGATTCCAA attttGTGGCAATCATAGCTCCAGAGCTGATGGAGACATGGTTCCATGCCCTGTAGACCCGTCTCA CTCTGTGCTTCGAGAAAATCTTCAAGGGCATGTAAAGAGGTGTCCATTATTGAAACAAACTCAATCATTGGCTGGCCAACCCTTTTATCAAAAGGGCATCAATGCTGGGGAGGAGGATTCGATGTCGGCAAATGGACCGGATTCGGGTTTGTCAGATAGTATTTCCTCTGAAATGAAGAGGAATATTGTTTATGGTATGTCTGGAGATCAATTTCATCGCCTTCTTGGAAAGATTAGAGCTCTTCATGATCTGATATGCAAGGATATTCAAGACTCTTATCAGATAAAGGAAGCTTGCAATATGTGGATTAAAGGGGAAATAGATAG GAAAATTCCATTTCAAGAGAAACACGTTCTGCAGCAGGCTTCAATTCTCGGAAACTTGGACGAATTTGGAGTGCTGAGGAATTATGATGGAGGTCAACAACGTGAGGGCAACCGATCATATGGCAATGATGCTAATGTCGTCCCCGCCGTGGTTGAGTTTGGAGCAGGAAGAGGCTACCTAACTCAAATGCTTGCAGATTGTTATGGTATCAAGAGGGTGTTTCTGGTTGAGCGGAAATCATACAAACTGAAG GCTGATCGATCACTGCGACAGAAAGAGAGCTTGATTTTAGAGCGTTTGAGAATCGACA TTGAGGATCTAAACTTGAATGCCGTCGAATCTCTGAGGCATAATCCTTACTTAGCCATTGGTAAACATCTCTGTGGGCCTGCAACAG ATTTGGCTCTCAGATGTTGCCTTACCAAACAACCCAATCAGGCTGATACCGAACAGTGCAGAGATAAGTCAAAATTGAAAGGTTTGGCAATAGCGACATGTTGCCATCACCTTTGTCAATGGAAGCATTACACAA ATAAGAGATATTTATTAGAACTGGGAATCACAAAAGAAGAATTTCTTGCTATCACATGGTTCACTAGTTGGGCAGTGGATGCTAATCACAGTGAAGATATTTCAGATGTTACGGACTCAAAAACATTTCTTCAATCTAG TGAAAATGAAAGCGATGGGATGATTGGGTGCACAGTAGACGAAATTGTAAAAAGTATGAATCCAGTGGAAAGGGCAGTCCTGGGATTTATGTGCAAGGAGATTATTGATATGGGAAGACTAATGTGGCTGAAGGAATGTGGATTGGAAACACAGCTTGTTAAGTATGTTCCATCTACCATTTCCCCTGAAAACCATTTACTAATTGCTAAATGCAGAAATATTTGTGCTACGTAA
- the LOC103499984 gene encoding tRNA:m(4)X modification enzyme TRM13 isoform X3 — translation MASRCQFWLPKKNRFCAVAPINDSKFCGNHSSRADGDMVPCPVDPSHSVLRENLQGHVKRCPLLKQTQSLAGQPFYQKGINAGEEDSMSANGPDSGLSDSISSEMKRNIVYGMSGDQFHRLLGKIRALHDLICKDIQDSYQIKEACNMWIKGEIDRKIPFQEKHVLQQASILGNLDEFGVLRNYDGGQQREGNRSYGNDANVVPAVVEFGAGRGYLTQMLADCYGIKRVFLVERKSYKLKADRSLRQKESLILERLRIDIEDLNLNAVESLRHNPYLAIGKHLCGPATDLALRCCLTKQPNQADTEQCRDKSKLKGLAIATCCHHLCQWKHYTNKRYLLELGITKEEFLAITWFTSWAVDANHSEDISDVTDSKTFLQSSENESDGMIGCTVDEIVKSMNPVERAVLGFMCKEIIDMGRLMWLKECGLETQLVKNKH, via the exons ATGGCTTCCCGTTGTCAGTTTTGGCTTCCAAAGAAGAACAGATTCTGTGCAGTTGCTCCAATTAACGATTCCAA attttGTGGCAATCATAGCTCCAGAGCTGATGGAGACATGGTTCCATGCCCTGTAGACCCGTCTCA CTCTGTGCTTCGAGAAAATCTTCAAGGGCATGTAAAGAGGTGTCCATTATTGAAACAAACTCAATCATTGGCTGGCCAACCCTTTTATCAAAAGGGCATCAATGCTGGGGAGGAGGATTCGATGTCGGCAAATGGACCGGATTCGGGTTTGTCAGATAGTATTTCCTCTGAAATGAAGAGGAATATTGTTTATGGTATGTCTGGAGATCAATTTCATCGCCTTCTTGGAAAGATTAGAGCTCTTCATGATCTGATATGCAAGGATATTCAAGACTCTTATCAGATAAAGGAAGCTTGCAATATGTGGATTAAAGGGGAAATAGATAG GAAAATTCCATTTCAAGAGAAACACGTTCTGCAGCAGGCTTCAATTCTCGGAAACTTGGACGAATTTGGAGTGCTGAGGAATTATGATGGAGGTCAACAACGTGAGGGCAACCGATCATATGGCAATGATGCTAATGTCGTCCCCGCCGTGGTTGAGTTTGGAGCAGGAAGAGGCTACCTAACTCAAATGCTTGCAGATTGTTATGGTATCAAGAGGGTGTTTCTGGTTGAGCGGAAATCATACAAACTGAAG GCTGATCGATCACTGCGACAGAAAGAGAGCTTGATTTTAGAGCGTTTGAGAATCGACA TTGAGGATCTAAACTTGAATGCCGTCGAATCTCTGAGGCATAATCCTTACTTAGCCATTGGTAAACATCTCTGTGGGCCTGCAACAG ATTTGGCTCTCAGATGTTGCCTTACCAAACAACCCAATCAGGCTGATACCGAACAGTGCAGAGATAAGTCAAAATTGAAAGGTTTGGCAATAGCGACATGTTGCCATCACCTTTGTCAATGGAAGCATTACACAA ATAAGAGATATTTATTAGAACTGGGAATCACAAAAGAAGAATTTCTTGCTATCACATGGTTCACTAGTTGGGCAGTGGATGCTAATCACAGTGAAGATATTTCAGATGTTACGGACTCAAAAACATTTCTTCAATCTAG TGAAAATGAAAGCGATGGGATGATTGGGTGCACAGTAGACGAAATTGTAAAAAGTATGAATCCAGTGGAAAGGGCAGTCCTGGGATTTATGTGCAAGGAGATTATTGATATGGGAAGACTAATGTGGCTGAAGGAATGTGGATTGGAAACACAGCTTGTTAA AAACAAGCATTGA
- the LOC103499984 gene encoding uncharacterized protein LOC103499984 isoform X4, with protein sequence MSANGPDSGLSDSISSEMKRNIVYGMSGDQFHRLLGKIRALHDLICKDIQDSYQIKEACNMWIKGEIDRKIPFQEKHVLQQASILGNLDEFGVLRNYDGGQQREGNRSYGNDANVVPAVVEFGAGRGYLTQMLADCYGIKRVFLVERKSYKLKADRSLRQKESLILERLRIDIEDLNLNAVESLRHNPYLAIGKHLCGPATDLALRCCLTKQPNQADTEQCRDKSKLKGLAIATCCHHLCQWKHYTNKRYLLELGITKEEFLAITWFTSWAVDANHSEDISDVTDSKTFLQSSENESDGMIGCTVDEIVKSMNPVERAVLGFMCKEIIDMGRLMWLKECGLETQLVKYVPSTISPENHLLIAKCRNICAT encoded by the exons ATGTCGGCAAATGGACCGGATTCGGGTTTGTCAGATAGTATTTCCTCTGAAATGAAGAGGAATATTGTTTATGGTATGTCTGGAGATCAATTTCATCGCCTTCTTGGAAAGATTAGAGCTCTTCATGATCTGATATGCAAGGATATTCAAGACTCTTATCAGATAAAGGAAGCTTGCAATATGTGGATTAAAGGGGAAATAGATAG GAAAATTCCATTTCAAGAGAAACACGTTCTGCAGCAGGCTTCAATTCTCGGAAACTTGGACGAATTTGGAGTGCTGAGGAATTATGATGGAGGTCAACAACGTGAGGGCAACCGATCATATGGCAATGATGCTAATGTCGTCCCCGCCGTGGTTGAGTTTGGAGCAGGAAGAGGCTACCTAACTCAAATGCTTGCAGATTGTTATGGTATCAAGAGGGTGTTTCTGGTTGAGCGGAAATCATACAAACTGAAG GCTGATCGATCACTGCGACAGAAAGAGAGCTTGATTTTAGAGCGTTTGAGAATCGACA TTGAGGATCTAAACTTGAATGCCGTCGAATCTCTGAGGCATAATCCTTACTTAGCCATTGGTAAACATCTCTGTGGGCCTGCAACAG ATTTGGCTCTCAGATGTTGCCTTACCAAACAACCCAATCAGGCTGATACCGAACAGTGCAGAGATAAGTCAAAATTGAAAGGTTTGGCAATAGCGACATGTTGCCATCACCTTTGTCAATGGAAGCATTACACAA ATAAGAGATATTTATTAGAACTGGGAATCACAAAAGAAGAATTTCTTGCTATCACATGGTTCACTAGTTGGGCAGTGGATGCTAATCACAGTGAAGATATTTCAGATGTTACGGACTCAAAAACATTTCTTCAATCTAG TGAAAATGAAAGCGATGGGATGATTGGGTGCACAGTAGACGAAATTGTAAAAAGTATGAATCCAGTGGAAAGGGCAGTCCTGGGATTTATGTGCAAGGAGATTATTGATATGGGAAGACTAATGTGGCTGAAGGAATGTGGATTGGAAACACAGCTTGTTAAGTATGTTCCATCTACCATTTCCCCTGAAAACCATTTACTAATTGCTAAATGCAGAAATATTTGTGCTACGTAA
- the LOC103499982 gene encoding uncharacterized protein LOC103499982, translated as MDNPTGAVLFTTIGLNQYGFDIFSVALNSPTVERRLTDGISVNFNAQFLNNQLSVVFISERSGSSRIYLSDSPNSSPKLLASAPGSCFHDRPIVRNGRLLFISAHENPHKPFTSWAALYSTPLDGDDSITRLTPLGSVDFSPAVSGSGKFVAVASYGSRSWGGEFHELNLEIVVFKSSDPDRRVVVASRGGWPSWSGDSTVFFHRKAEDGWWSIFKVEIPENLDSSMSSDSPVPIRVTPAGLHCFTPAAMNDSRLVVVATRRADSKFRHIEIFDSELEEFIPITQKLNPDFHHYNPFVSPDSNFIGYHRFRGESTQSELIPYLSPVISPIKELQMIRINGSFPTPSPDGDLIAFNPNFNGLQIVKFDGSKCRTVLKDRTAFYNSWSPTEKNVIYTSLGPIFGAVTATVQIARITINSDDLKDGDSDEVSSEVKILTKDYTGNNAFPACSPDGKFLVFRSGRSGHKNLYIVDAVKGEFEGELRRLTDGAWIDTMPNWSPRGDLIVFSSNMHNPKNTEAFSIYVIRPDGSGLRRVYVAGPEGSSEVDRERINHVCFSRDGKWLLFTANLSGVTAEPVSWPNQFQPYGDLFVVRLDGTGLRRLTWNGYENGTPTWYYGSEVALSGLSLKDEVVGEKLKGNFDEPLWITFD; from the coding sequence ATGGATAACCCCACCGGCGCCGTCCTCTTCACCACCATCGGCCTCAACCAATACGGCTTCGATATCTTCTCTGTTGCACTCAATTCCCCCACCGTCGAACGCCGTCTCACCGACGGAATCTCTGTCAATTTCAACGCCCAATTCCTCAATAACCAACTTTCCGTTGTCTTCATCTCTGAACGCTCCGGCTCTTCTCGAATTTACCTCTCTGATTCCCCTAATTCTTCCCCTAAATTGCTTGCTTCCGCCCCCGGAAGCTGCTTTCATGACCGACCCATCGTTAGAAATGGCCGACTCCTTTTCATCTCTGCTCATGAAAATCCCCACAAGCCCTTCACCAGCTGGGCTGCTCTGTATTCCACTCCGTTGGACGGCGACGATTCGATTACCCGGCTGACTCCTCTCGGGTCCGTCGATTTCAGTCCAGCGGTTTCCGGAAGTGGGAAGTTTGTGGCGGTTGCTTCTTATGGCTCTCGTTCTTGGGGCGGCGAATTTCATGAGCTGAACCTAGAAATTGTTGTGTTTAAATCTTCTGACCCGGATCGGCGGGTTGTGGTTGCCAGTCGGGGTGGATGGCCATCGTGGTCCGGCGACTCCACGGTCTTCTTCCACCGGAAGGCCGAGGATGGGTGGTGGAGCATTTTTAAAGTGGAGATTCCTGAAAATCTTGATTCCTCTATGTCCTCTGATTCCCCAGTTCCAATCCGGGTCACTCCGGCGGGTCTTCATTGCTTTACTCCGGCTGCCATGAACGACAGCAGACTAGTTGTCGTCGCTACACGAAGAGCCGACAGTAAATTCCGACACATCGAGATTTTCGATTCTGAATTGGAAGAATTCATCCCAATTACCCAGAAATTGAATCCCGATTTCCATCATTACAACCCGTTTGTCTCACCGGATTCCAATTTCATCGGATACCACCGATTTCGCGGCGAGTCAACTCAAAGCGAATTGATTCCATATCTCAGTCCGGTAATTTCCCCAATTAAAGAACTCCAAATGATCAGAATAAACGGTTCGTTCCCAACGCCGTCACCTGACGGCGATTTAATCGCCTTTAATCCCAATTTCAATGGATTACAAATCGTTAAATTTGACGGCTCAAAATGTCGAACCGTTTTAAAAGATCGAACCGCCTTTTACAATTCGTGGAGCCCAACGGAGAAAAACGTGATTTACACTTCGTTAGGACCCATTTTCGGGGCGGTAACAGCAACGGTCCAAATCGCTCGGATCACGATCAACTCTGATGATCTCAAAGATGGTGATAGCGATGAAGTTTCCAGTGAAGTAAAGATTCTTACAAAAGACTATACCGGAAACAATGCCTTTCCGGCGTGCTCACCGGACGGTAAGTTTCTGGTCTTCCGGTCTGGGCGATCAGGACACAAGAATCTTTACATCGTCGACGCCGTGAAGGGCGAGTTTGAGGGGGAATTACGACGGTTGACGGATGGAGCGTGGATTGATACAATGCCTAACTGGTCGCCGAGGGGAGATCTCATAGTATTTTCTTCAAATATGCATAATCCAAAGAACACCGAAGCATTTAGTATATACGTCATAAGACCGGACGGTTCGGGGTTGAGGAGAGTATACGTGGCTGGACCGGAAGGGTCTAGTGAGGTGGACAGGGAGAGGATTAACCACGTGTGTTTTAGTAGAGACGGTAAATGGCTTTTATTTACAGCGAATTTGAGTGGGGTGACAGCAGAGCCGGTGTCGTGGCCCAATCAGTTTCAGCCATATGGCGATCTGTTTGTGGTGAGATTGGATGGGACCGGGTTAAGGAGGCTGACGTGGAATGGATATGAAAATGGGACTCCCACTTGGTATTATGGGAGTGAGGTGGCACTTTCTGGTTTGAGCTTGAAAGATGAGGTGGTTGGTGAGAAGTTGAAAGGAAATTTTGATGAACCGCTTTGGATAACGTTTGATTGA